A single window of Streptomyces sp. NBC_00464 DNA harbors:
- a CDS encoding S8 family serine peptidase → MRRSRPWRSTAAGLAAVALLGVGIPAAQAGTATTTPVTGTGTDAARTVTVTLVTGDVVDARVDHDGQVLSASPRPVDGTDHPAAVWQDGNHTYVFPQGVEKLIDAGLVDVRLFDIGRLVADGYDDAHSATMPVVVEYAGGRMPRTARPGVRTTAALDSIGGAGLAVTKTSAAEAWKDLAPAKDSARAAGGVTRIWLDAKVRGNAVDALGTPTVPLTGAATAHKAGLDGSGVKVAVLDTGVDAGHPDLAGRIKQTKVFVLNQDAQDRTGHGTHTASTIAGTGAASAGRYAGMAPGADLLVGKVLGDDGSGTLSGIVDGMEWAVAQGAQVVSMSLGADGATSCAGPDVEAVQRLGSKALFVIAAGNASLRGTVSTPGCAPSALTVGAVDRKNETAYFSSRGPSADGINAKPDIASQGVDVVAARAGGRDAQAYQSMSGTSMATPHVAGGAALLLQQHPGLAPARLKALLTSSAKDTDAPVLDQGAGPMDVARATAQPVVGDPNPLLGDFAYPQAGLDAVDRAVTLTNVTDKDVTLTVAVSDVRGDDGSRVRGFASAARTRVTVPANGTADVPVRIDPAAKLDAGDYGTLTGRLVGTGAHGVRVTVPFGVHLEVPSADLTVKGLDRHGDPASSLSTFQLFDDHRDSARRYTIGYPTAGSTTIRVPLGTYSLGGMIMTRDEPGDIGSVASVSQLYRPELTVSGDTTVTLDARDAEQVGWDTDRASRPNGFAIGLTYGLDDTGRMLAGYATAVPSYVKAIYAQPVRHADKVTFLASVRQTAPQAGFTTGGGRVLDPLPVQKATEFDGKGTAEVVAIGKGTDANFAAQDLKGKVALVDAGTGGGNAYLWDTAAKKAGAAGVLAAVPDSKGRFQITGPEGGVPQATITWDDALTLKAEAGQTGSAKVSWSGTATANSPYVYNLAYTSKDAIRPGIQRVRDSKLAATEARYHVQQATGDTTYWSDVKVGLPGMAAVWAGGTTLPLHAPQRRTEYFTPSGSEGLTWTTLMRRDLGPNSGTAYDGPRAVQQGASTANWYKSPYGPVRNTYSPALMTRNSNRLTFTIAPFGDAGGHDSTIARLDTGTRQLLVNGEPQAQVSGIYELPREQADVTFRQSWQRPATAIDRTGLAYGAEWNFRSGAADQGAQRLLVPILDLPSDLRNSRPAGEATTIGVGAVVDGADGPVVLQDARVEYAYGDETTTAAVTDWHPAQMKRSHGTWRAVVPGDAPAGTFVHLRVTLADGQGASVGQTMVRAYEVR, encoded by the coding sequence GTGAGACGCAGCAGACCATGGCGGTCCACCGCCGCCGGGCTCGCGGCCGTTGCCCTGCTGGGCGTCGGCATACCCGCGGCCCAGGCCGGTACGGCCACCACCACACCCGTGACCGGGACCGGCACCGACGCCGCGCGCACCGTGACCGTCACCCTCGTCACCGGTGACGTCGTCGACGCCCGGGTCGACCACGACGGCCAGGTCCTGTCGGCATCGCCCCGCCCCGTGGACGGCACCGACCACCCCGCCGCCGTCTGGCAGGACGGCAACCACACGTACGTGTTCCCGCAGGGCGTCGAGAAGCTCATCGACGCCGGACTCGTCGACGTGCGCCTCTTCGACATCGGCCGGCTCGTCGCCGACGGCTACGACGACGCCCACTCCGCCACCATGCCGGTGGTCGTGGAATACGCCGGGGGCCGCATGCCGCGCACCGCCCGCCCCGGCGTCAGGACGACCGCCGCGCTCGACTCCATCGGCGGCGCCGGACTGGCCGTCACCAAGACGTCCGCCGCCGAGGCATGGAAGGACCTGGCCCCGGCGAAGGACTCGGCCCGTGCGGCCGGCGGCGTCACCAGGATCTGGCTCGACGCCAAGGTCCGGGGGAACGCCGTGGACGCACTCGGTACCCCGACCGTCCCCCTCACCGGAGCCGCCACCGCGCACAAGGCGGGGCTCGACGGGTCCGGAGTCAAGGTCGCGGTCCTGGACACCGGTGTGGACGCCGGCCACCCCGACCTCGCGGGCCGGATCAAGCAGACCAAGGTGTTCGTCCTCAACCAGGACGCCCAGGACCGCACCGGCCACGGCACCCACACCGCGTCCACGATCGCCGGAACGGGCGCCGCCTCCGCCGGCCGGTACGCGGGCATGGCCCCGGGCGCCGACCTCCTCGTCGGCAAGGTGCTCGGCGACGACGGTTCCGGCACGCTCAGCGGCATCGTCGACGGCATGGAGTGGGCCGTCGCCCAGGGCGCCCAGGTCGTCTCCATGTCGCTCGGCGCAGATGGCGCCACCAGTTGCGCGGGACCGGACGTCGAAGCGGTCCAGCGCCTGGGAAGCAAGGCCCTGTTCGTCATCGCGGCGGGCAACGCCTCGCTGCGCGGCACCGTCTCCACACCCGGCTGCGCACCCAGCGCCCTCACCGTAGGCGCCGTCGACCGCAAGAACGAGACGGCGTACTTCTCCAGCCGGGGTCCCTCCGCCGACGGGATCAACGCCAAGCCCGACATCGCCTCCCAGGGCGTCGACGTCGTCGCGGCGCGCGCGGGCGGCCGCGACGCGCAGGCGTACCAGTCGATGTCCGGCACCTCGATGGCCACCCCGCATGTCGCCGGCGGCGCCGCGCTCCTGCTCCAACAGCACCCCGGCCTGGCCCCCGCCCGCCTCAAGGCGCTGCTCACCTCGTCCGCGAAGGACACCGACGCACCCGTTCTCGACCAGGGCGCCGGGCCGATGGACGTGGCCCGGGCGACCGCCCAGCCCGTCGTCGGCGACCCCAATCCGCTGCTGGGCGACTTCGCGTACCCGCAGGCCGGACTCGACGCGGTCGACCGTGCGGTCACGCTGACCAACGTCACGGACAAGGACGTCACGCTCACCGTCGCCGTCAGCGACGTCCGCGGCGACGACGGCTCCCGCGTCCGCGGCTTCGCCTCGGCCGCCCGTACCCGGGTCACCGTCCCCGCGAACGGCACCGCCGACGTGCCGGTGCGCATCGACCCCGCGGCGAAGCTCGACGCGGGTGACTACGGCACCCTGACCGGCCGCCTCGTCGGCACGGGCGCGCACGGTGTGCGCGTCACCGTTCCGTTCGGCGTGCACCTGGAGGTGCCGTCGGCCGACCTGACGGTCAAGGGCCTGGACCGGCACGGCGACCCGGCCTCCTCGCTCTCGACGTTCCAGCTGTTCGACGACCACCGCGACAGCGCTCGGCGGTACACGATCGGCTACCCGACCGCCGGCAGCACCACGATCCGGGTACCGCTCGGTACGTACTCCCTCGGTGGAATGATCATGACCAGGGACGAGCCGGGTGACATCGGCAGCGTGGCATCGGTGTCCCAGCTCTACCGGCCGGAGCTCACCGTCTCCGGCGACACCACCGTCACCCTGGATGCCCGCGACGCCGAACAGGTCGGGTGGGACACCGACCGGGCGAGCCGGCCCAACGGCTTCGCGATCGGACTGACCTACGGTCTGGACGACACCGGCCGCATGCTCGCCGGCTATGCCACCGCCGTTCCGTCGTACGTCAAGGCGATCTACGCGCAGCCGGTCCGGCACGCCGACAAGGTCACCTTCCTCGCCTCCGTACGGCAGACCGCGCCGCAGGCCGGTTTCACCACGGGCGGCGGACGGGTCCTGGACCCGCTGCCGGTGCAGAAGGCCACCGAGTTCGACGGCAAGGGCACTGCCGAGGTCGTCGCGATCGGCAAGGGCACGGACGCCAACTTCGCCGCCCAGGACCTGAAGGGCAAGGTCGCCCTGGTGGACGCCGGGACAGGCGGCGGCAACGCCTACCTGTGGGACACCGCCGCCAAGAAGGCCGGAGCCGCCGGTGTCCTGGCCGCGGTCCCCGACAGCAAGGGCCGCTTCCAGATCACCGGCCCCGAGGGGGGCGTTCCGCAGGCCACCATCACCTGGGACGACGCCCTCACACTGAAGGCGGAGGCCGGACAGACGGGTTCGGCGAAGGTGAGCTGGTCCGGCACCGCGACCGCGAACAGCCCATACGTCTACAACCTGGCGTACACCTCGAAGGACGCGATCCGCCCCGGCATCCAGCGGGTCCGTGACAGCAAGCTCGCCGCCACCGAAGCCCGTTACCACGTGCAGCAGGCCACGGGCGACACGACGTACTGGTCCGATGTGAAGGTGGGTCTGCCCGGCATGGCCGCCGTGTGGGCCGGCGGCACGACGCTGCCGCTGCACGCCCCGCAGCGTCGCACCGAGTACTTCACGCCGTCCGGCAGCGAGGGCCTGACCTGGACCACGCTGATGCGTCGGGACCTCGGCCCGAACAGCGGCACCGCGTACGACGGCCCGCGCGCGGTACAGCAGGGCGCGTCCACGGCGAACTGGTACAAGTCGCCGTACGGCCCCGTGCGCAACACCTACAGCCCCGCGCTGATGACCCGTAACAGCAACCGGCTCACCTTCACCATCGCCCCGTTCGGCGACGCCGGCGGTCACGACTCCACCATCGCCCGGCTCGATACCGGTACCCGTCAGCTGCTCGTGAACGGCGAGCCGCAGGCCCAGGTCTCGGGCATCTACGAGCTGCCCCGGGAGCAGGCCGACGTGACGTTCCGCCAGTCGTGGCAGCGGCCCGCCACCGCCATCGACCGCACCGGGCTGGCCTACGGCGCGGAGTGGAACTTCCGCTCCGGCGCCGCCGACCAGGGCGCCCAGCGCCTGCTTGTCCCGATCCTCGACCTGCCGTCCGATCTGCGCAACTCCCGCCCTGCGGGCGAGGCGACGACGATCGGCGTCGGCGCGGTCGTGGACGGCGCGGACGGTCCGGTCGTCCTGCAGGACGCCCGCGTCGAGTACGCCTACGGTGACGAGACCACCACGGCCGCGGTCACCGACTGGCACCCGGCACAGATGAAGCGGTCGCACGGGACCTGGCGGGCGGTCGTGCCCGGCGACGCCCCCGCCGGCACCTTCGTCCACCTGCGCGTCACGCTCGCCGACGGGCAGGGCGCGTCGGTCGGCCAGACGATGGTCCGCGCCTACGAGGTCCGCTGA
- a CDS encoding helix-turn-helix transcriptional regulator has translation MSTPKPPLDPGNPARTTEVPEHASRPPAREPAHDDAAAVTEERLHAVFGQLGEDLRRAESAVAGLVRDRPADDGLVYVETVDGPAAQGRRILELETGARLTFQAFLTGLNTVTPVPRTLTSTPDEEPPGVGSVPGVTYQLLVDRDFLAEPAAVAALEERVRSGEQVRVIDSPLLKLAIADGEVAMVQLSPERAVLLRQPLTMLVTELFATAWRHSRPYLREVAELAPVDRQILQLMLSGLTDAATAKQLGTSPRTVQRRLRALMDLASVTSRLQLGWYAMRNNWM, from the coding sequence ATGTCCACGCCCAAGCCCCCGCTCGATCCCGGAAATCCCGCGAGGACCACCGAGGTGCCGGAGCACGCGTCTCGTCCGCCCGCCCGCGAACCCGCGCACGACGACGCGGCGGCGGTCACGGAGGAGAGACTGCACGCCGTCTTCGGGCAGTTGGGGGAGGACCTGCGGCGCGCCGAGTCGGCCGTGGCCGGCCTGGTCCGTGACCGGCCCGCGGACGACGGCCTGGTGTACGTGGAGACAGTCGACGGCCCGGCGGCCCAGGGGCGCAGGATCCTGGAGCTGGAGACCGGCGCCCGGCTCACGTTCCAGGCGTTCCTGACCGGACTGAACACCGTCACACCGGTCCCGAGGACCTTGACCTCGACGCCGGACGAGGAGCCGCCAGGGGTCGGCTCGGTCCCCGGGGTCACCTACCAGCTCCTGGTCGACCGGGACTTCCTCGCTGAACCGGCGGCGGTGGCCGCCCTGGAGGAGCGGGTGCGAAGCGGTGAGCAGGTCCGGGTGATCGACAGCCCCCTGCTGAAACTGGCCATCGCGGACGGAGAGGTCGCCATGGTCCAGCTCAGCCCGGAGCGGGCGGTGCTGCTGCGGCAGCCGCTCACCATGCTGGTCACCGAGCTGTTCGCGACGGCCTGGCGGCACTCCCGTCCGTATCTGCGCGAAGTCGCCGAACTCGCGCCGGTCGACCGGCAGATCCTCCAGCTGATGCTTTCCGGCCTCACGGACGCGGCCACCGCCAAGCAACTGGGCACCTCGCCCCGCACCGTTCAGCGCAGACTGCGGGCGCTGATGGACCTGGCGTCGGTGACGTCCCGGCTCCAGCTCGGTTGGTACGCCATGCGCAACAACTGGATGTGA
- a CDS encoding S8 family serine peptidase — translation MQVRSIVAAAGLVAATLIPVTVAQAAGPPGQDNTGRPAVPATFTVPLPTGDTVTVERSGTAISSATVTPAPGRENVSFTTSSVGSDDVSVIPADADPLLAAGRLDPRLFDVKALLEAGYGTKGTTADAGVGMIVQHAKGTGAAKQARKAAGSAARPGQAIPRLGLTSLDPHGRTDAAATWKRLTAGTGRSLAGGANKLWLDGRMHVALDKSVPQINAPQAWSDGYTGKGVKVAVLDTGYDSDHPDLAGRVSVSANFLGGDSAEDDNGHGTHVASTIAGVDSTYRGVAPDASLAVGKVCDNTGSCPTSALLAGIDWAVNTVHAKVVNMSLGGPADETDPAIAVINDLSASSGTLFVVAAGNDGEYGTGTVGAPAIANAALAVGAVDADDELAAFSSRGPRPSDNAVKPDITAPGVSIVAAKMGGGHTSKSGTSMATPHVAGSAALVAQAHPDWNGEQIKTALMNSAEPNTKRSAYQQGTGRVDVGRAARQTVLAAPANVTTTAGWSDGAGKDTEHTVTFTNNGDSATTLDLAIEKPLSPTAQPGNAAQFSVDRDQVTVPAHGTATATVTTRAALLPHGPWSAVLTASQDGKPVTRTILGVDSPVPSHQVTLHAEQRDGTPATGTALLVNRWTGDRYPVRLTAGTAAVTVPEAQYWVGMTINSGTGSERTTTMAATSVTPLDDTTVDLDARTAVPVSVDVHDPAARATAVQAALALPAGTGMYTLSVVTTGERAGESLYATPFAEADAKYRTFAVFASKDASTQAPSPFFYHVARTWNDGVPARPAFSVHRRDLTDVRVHFNAQGAPAAGTTGATPDDDALLPLFIDQQVRFPSIVRDYRTAGEWLDRATIAGRQSIVTSTQSFGPHALRRLDFASAVVGPALPAVAAYRVDDTVVWAGTPWFVDGDGTRGGSDWGATGTLKLAKDGQQVSQWSAIGSAKSTPVPAGSGRYTLDADLTRDQAYAALSTRVQAQWAFDSDTDDGAGTVLPLMAVRFTPHGLDASGGAARFSTTRVDVTVQRAPGAVEAAVAPVKLEVSWDDGATWHTVKVADGKGGTPPHAALTAPTGASYATLRATVTASDGSSVKQTVTRAFEVNKSLG, via the coding sequence ATGCAGGTCAGATCCATCGTCGCCGCCGCCGGTCTGGTGGCAGCGACGCTCATACCCGTCACCGTCGCGCAGGCGGCCGGCCCGCCCGGCCAGGACAACACGGGCAGGCCTGCCGTGCCCGCGACCTTCACGGTGCCGCTGCCCACCGGTGACACCGTCACGGTCGAACGTTCCGGCACCGCCATCAGCTCGGCCACGGTCACCCCGGCACCCGGCCGCGAGAACGTCTCCTTCACCACCAGTTCCGTGGGATCGGACGACGTCAGCGTCATCCCCGCGGACGCCGATCCGCTGCTCGCAGCGGGCCGGCTCGACCCCCGTCTCTTCGACGTCAAGGCGCTGCTGGAGGCCGGTTACGGAACGAAGGGCACCACCGCCGACGCGGGCGTGGGCATGATCGTCCAGCACGCCAAGGGAACCGGTGCGGCGAAGCAGGCCCGCAAGGCGGCCGGCAGCGCGGCCCGCCCCGGCCAGGCGATCCCCCGTCTGGGCCTGACCTCGCTCGACCCGCACGGCCGCACGGACGCCGCCGCCACCTGGAAGCGCCTCACCGCCGGCACCGGCCGCTCGCTGGCCGGCGGTGCGAACAAGCTCTGGCTGGACGGCCGGATGCACGTCGCCCTGGACAAGAGCGTCCCCCAGATCAACGCCCCGCAGGCGTGGAGCGACGGGTACACCGGCAAGGGCGTCAAGGTCGCGGTGCTCGACACCGGTTACGACTCCGACCACCCTGACCTGGCGGGCCGGGTGAGCGTCTCGGCCAACTTCCTCGGCGGCGACAGTGCCGAGGACGACAACGGCCACGGCACCCATGTGGCCTCCACGATCGCAGGGGTCGACAGCACCTACCGAGGTGTCGCCCCCGACGCCTCCCTCGCCGTGGGCAAGGTCTGCGACAACACCGGATCCTGCCCGACCTCCGCGCTCCTCGCCGGTATCGACTGGGCGGTCAACACCGTTCACGCCAAGGTCGTCAACATGAGCCTGGGCGGGCCGGCCGACGAGACGGACCCCGCGATCGCGGTCATCAATGACCTGTCGGCGAGCAGCGGCACGCTGTTCGTCGTCGCCGCGGGCAATGACGGCGAGTACGGCACCGGCACGGTCGGCGCCCCCGCCATTGCGAACGCCGCCCTCGCCGTGGGCGCGGTCGACGCCGACGACGAACTCGCCGCGTTCTCCAGCCGAGGCCCGCGCCCGAGCGACAACGCGGTCAAGCCCGACATCACGGCACCCGGCGTCAGCATCGTCGCCGCGAAGATGGGCGGCGGCCACACCTCCAAGAGCGGTACGTCGATGGCGACGCCGCACGTGGCGGGCTCCGCCGCACTCGTCGCCCAGGCGCACCCCGACTGGAACGGCGAACAGATCAAGACGGCGCTCATGAACAGTGCCGAGCCGAACACCAAGCGCTCGGCCTACCAGCAGGGCACCGGCCGGGTCGACGTGGGCCGCGCCGCCCGGCAGACGGTCCTCGCCGCCCCGGCCAACGTGACGACGACGGCCGGCTGGTCCGACGGCGCCGGCAAGGACACCGAGCACACCGTCACCTTCACCAACAACGGTGACAGCGCCACGACGCTCGACCTGGCCATCGAGAAGCCGCTCTCGCCCACCGCCCAGCCGGGCAACGCCGCGCAGTTCTCGGTGGACCGCGACCAGGTCACCGTTCCCGCGCACGGCACCGCGACGGCGACCGTCACCACCCGCGCCGCCCTGTTGCCGCACGGCCCGTGGTCCGCGGTCCTCACCGCCTCGCAGGACGGCAAGCCCGTCACCCGCACGATCCTCGGCGTCGACAGCCCCGTGCCCAGCCACCAGGTGACGCTCCACGCCGAGCAGCGCGACGGCACTCCGGCCACCGGCACCGCCCTGCTGGTCAACCGCTGGACCGGCGACCGCTACCCGGTCCGCCTCACCGCGGGTACCGCAGCGGTGACCGTGCCCGAGGCCCAGTACTGGGTCGGCATGACGATCAACAGCGGCACCGGTTCGGAGCGCACCACCACCATGGCCGCCACCTCCGTCACCCCGCTCGACGACACCACGGTCGACCTCGACGCCCGCACCGCCGTCCCGGTGTCCGTCGATGTCCACGACCCGGCCGCCCGTGCCACGGCCGTACAGGCCGCGCTCGCGCTGCCCGCCGGCACCGGGATGTACACGCTGAGCGTGGTCACCACTGGTGAGCGTGCCGGAGAGTCCCTGTACGCGACGCCGTTCGCCGAGGCGGACGCCAAGTACCGTACGTTCGCCGTGTTCGCGTCCAAGGACGCCTCCACGCAGGCACCCAGCCCGTTCTTCTACCACGTGGCACGGACCTGGAACGACGGTGTGCCGGCCAGGCCCGCCTTCTCGGTGCACCGCCGTGACCTGACCGACGTCCGCGTGCACTTCAACGCCCAGGGCGCCCCTGCCGCCGGTACCACCGGGGCCACGCCGGACGACGACGCCCTGCTGCCGCTCTTCATCGACCAGCAGGTCCGCTTCCCCTCGATCGTGCGTGACTACCGCACAGCCGGTGAGTGGCTCGACCGGGCCACGATCGCCGGCCGTCAGTCGATCGTGACGTCGACGCAGTCCTTCGGCCCGCACGCTCTGCGCCGCCTGGACTTCGCGTCCGCGGTGGTCGGACCGGCGCTGCCCGCCGTGGCCGCCTACCGGGTCGACGACACCGTGGTCTGGGCCGGAACGCCGTGGTTCGTCGACGGCGACGGTACCCGCGGCGGCTCCGACTGGGGCGCGACGGGAACGCTCAAGCTCGCCAAGGACGGGCAGCAGGTCAGCCAGTGGAGTGCCATCGGCAGCGCCAAGTCCACCCCGGTCCCGGCCGGTTCCGGCCGGTACACCCTGGACGCGGACCTCACCCGTGACCAGGCCTACGCCGCCCTGTCCACCCGCGTGCAGGCGCAGTGGGCGTTCGACTCGGACACCGACGACGGGGCCGGTACCGTCCTGCCGCTGATGGCCGTCCGCTTCACCCCGCACGGTCTCGACGCGTCCGGCGGTGCTGCTCGCTTCTCGACGACGCGGGTGGACGTGACGGTCCAGCGGGCACCGGGTGCCGTCGAAGCCGCCGTCGCCCCGGTCAAGCTGGAGGTCAGCTGGGACGACGGTGCCACCTGGCACACCGTCAAGGTTGCTGACGGCAAGGGCGGGACGCCGCCGCACGCCGCACTGACCGCTCCCACCGGTGCGTCGTACGCGACCCTGCGCGCCACGGTCACGGCGAGTGACGGCAGTTCGGTGAAGCAGACCGTCACCCGGGCCTTCGAGGTCAACAAGTCCCTCGGCTAG
- a CDS encoding helix-turn-helix transcriptional regulator — MQDHLRGADAALTRLLGQWGSGAGASDEHIVRVLESREEQARRIYDIEYAARTTLWGFQSGANTVAPVPTTLPDGPDGPDGQPPDGSGPPMRKDGNPDASYRIVVDRDFLSEPAALRALDLRVERGHQVRVVDQPLIKLLIADGETAMVQVEPGRSLELRPPLVVLAIELFESVWRRSRPYLREDGDLSPTDRRILQLMLAGLTDAATAHQLGTSPRTVQRRVRALMDLAAVTSRVQLGWYAMRNNWV, encoded by the coding sequence TTGCAGGACCATCTGCGGGGCGCGGACGCCGCGCTGACCCGGCTGCTCGGACAGTGGGGATCCGGCGCCGGCGCGAGCGACGAACATATCGTCCGGGTCCTGGAGAGCCGGGAGGAGCAGGCACGGCGCATCTACGACATCGAGTACGCCGCCCGCACCACGTTGTGGGGCTTCCAGTCGGGGGCGAACACGGTGGCACCCGTACCGACGACCCTGCCGGACGGACCGGACGGACCGGACGGTCAGCCGCCGGACGGAAGTGGACCGCCGATGCGCAAGGACGGCAATCCGGATGCTTCCTACCGCATCGTCGTGGACCGCGACTTCCTCTCCGAGCCGGCGGCGCTGCGCGCGCTGGACCTGCGGGTGGAACGGGGCCACCAAGTCCGGGTCGTCGATCAGCCGTTGATCAAACTGCTCATAGCGGACGGCGAGACGGCCATGGTCCAGGTGGAGCCGGGAAGGTCCCTGGAACTGCGGCCACCGCTCGTGGTGCTGGCGATCGAGCTGTTCGAGTCGGTGTGGCGCCGCTCGCGCCCGTATCTGCGCGAGGACGGCGATCTGAGCCCCACCGACCGCCGCATTCTGCAGCTGATGCTGGCCGGGCTGACCGACGCGGCGACGGCCCATCAGCTGGGCACGTCGCCGCGTACGGTGCAGCGCCGGGTGCGGGCGCTGATGGATCTGGCCGCCGTGACGTCACGCGTCCAGCTCGGCTGGTACGCGATGCGCAACAACTGGGTGTGA